From Marivirga harenae, one genomic window encodes:
- a CDS encoding mechanosensitive ion channel family protein, which translates to MKYFLIIFIFLSQLTSGQDNKEKALGPNSLSSPKATINTFLKNLQEDEFHPEIASKTLNPEYLKGKDEKLIVTQLKQVLDGAGVLIDVDDIPDNPNYADSTDKRRYYISEVEFPEIYLERSNEKWYFSKKTIEKTPELHKRVYPFGTDKLMNILPKMGTQKIMGLHAWQYISILLLIIICVVIHKLLSWFFDWLIYQLLSNKGYGNIAHEYIMPVAKPFSLLVIVGILIILVPVLQLPITFNHYFILLLRALLPLFGTMMAYKLVDILGEYLMKKAAQTETTMDDQIVPILKRILKIFVVIIGFLYILSNLRFDITALLAGISIGGLAFALAAQDTIKNFFGSLMILFDKPFQIGDWVTAGDIDGTVEEVGFRSTRVRTFRNSLITVPNGKLADMAVDNHGLRNYRRFFTTITITYDTPAHLIEAFTDGLKKIVEEHPKTWKDMYHIRFNNMSAYSLDIMFYIFFDVPTWGEELQHKEEVLLSIMKLAKELGINFAFPTQTLHMENFPGQPSLSPEYQEKNQISEKLKNYFSTSTRK; encoded by the coding sequence ATGAAGTACTTTTTAATCATATTCATATTTTTATCACAACTTACAAGCGGGCAGGACAATAAGGAGAAAGCACTAGGGCCTAATAGCTTATCTTCGCCAAAAGCAACAATCAATACGTTTCTTAAAAATCTGCAGGAAGATGAATTTCACCCTGAAATTGCTTCAAAAACCTTAAATCCAGAATATTTAAAAGGAAAAGATGAAAAACTAATCGTTACTCAATTAAAACAAGTTTTGGATGGTGCAGGAGTATTGATTGACGTTGACGATATCCCAGACAATCCTAATTATGCCGATTCTACCGACAAGAGGAGATATTACATATCTGAAGTAGAGTTTCCCGAGATTTACTTGGAGAGAAGTAATGAGAAATGGTATTTCAGTAAAAAGACTATAGAGAAAACTCCAGAATTACATAAAAGAGTTTATCCTTTTGGTACGGACAAACTGATGAATATTTTACCCAAAATGGGAACTCAGAAAATAATGGGTTTACATGCTTGGCAGTACATCAGTATCCTTTTACTCATTATCATTTGTGTCGTTATACATAAATTACTGAGCTGGTTTTTCGATTGGTTAATATACCAACTCCTCAGTAATAAAGGATATGGGAATATTGCGCACGAGTATATTATGCCAGTCGCAAAACCCTTCAGCTTGCTTGTTATTGTCGGGATTCTCATAATTCTAGTCCCTGTCCTACAACTACCAATCACTTTTAATCATTACTTTATTTTATTATTGAGGGCACTTTTACCATTATTTGGTACAATGATGGCTTATAAATTAGTTGATATCTTGGGCGAATACTTAATGAAAAAAGCCGCTCAGACTGAAACTACGATGGACGACCAAATTGTCCCCATTCTTAAAAGGATACTCAAGATTTTTGTGGTGATAATTGGATTCCTTTACATCTTAAGTAATCTAAGATTTGATATAACAGCATTGTTGGCCGGTATATCGATAGGTGGTTTAGCCTTTGCTTTGGCCGCTCAGGACACCATCAAAAACTTCTTTGGATCGCTAATGATTCTATTTGACAAACCTTTCCAAATCGGTGATTGGGTAACTGCTGGGGATATTGACGGAACAGTTGAAGAAGTCGGTTTCCGCTCAACTAGGGTCAGGACTTTTAGAAACTCCTTGATTACTGTACCCAATGGTAAACTAGCTGATATGGCTGTGGACAATCATGGTTTAAGGAATTATAGAAGATTTTTTACTACAATTACTATTACTTATGATACCCCTGCTCATTTAATAGAGGCATTTACAGATGGATTAAAGAAAATTGTTGAAGAACATCCCAAAACTTGGAAAGACATGTATCACATCCGTTTCAATAACATGTCGGCATATTCCTTGGATATCATGTTTTATATCTTCTTTGATGTGCCAACATGGGGAGAAGAATTGCAACATAAGGAAGAAGTCCTTTTGAGTATAATGAAATTAGCAAAGGAGCTAGGAATTAATTTTGCATTCCCAACACAAACTTTACACATGGAAAACTTCCCTGGGCAGCCCTCGTTATCTCCAGAATATCAAGAGAAGAATCAGATTTCTGAAAAATTGAAAAATTACTTTTCGACATCAACCAGAAAATAA